A window from Pseudomonas sp. MRSN 12121 encodes these proteins:
- a CDS encoding structural protein, whose amino-acid sequence MSTTETRGVRNRNPGNIDYNPANKWQGQLPHNPALEKRFARFDTPENGIRALGKVLLTYQRKHGLRTVKAIISRWAPAVENDTAAYVRAVEANTGTRPGAEIDLAQAAVMAGFVKAIIHHENAGYEYPAAVLAEGVRRALL is encoded by the coding sequence ATGAGTACCACTGAAACCCGCGGGGTGCGTAACCGAAACCCCGGAAACATCGACTACAACCCGGCCAACAAGTGGCAGGGCCAGCTACCGCACAATCCAGCGCTTGAGAAGCGATTCGCACGGTTCGATACACCGGAGAACGGCATTCGCGCCCTGGGCAAGGTGCTGCTGACCTACCAGCGCAAACATGGGCTCCGAACGGTGAAGGCGATCATCAGCCGCTGGGCGCCTGCCGTGGAGAACGACACGGCTGCATACGTGCGTGCTGTCGAAGCGAACACCGGCACCCGGCCTGGAGCGGAGATCGATCTGGCCCAGGCCGCGGTCATGGCCGGATTCGTCAAGGCGATCATCCATCACGAAAACGCAGGGTACGAATACCCGGCCGCTGTACTGGCTGAAGGCGTGCGGCGGGCGCTGTTATGA
- a CDS encoding FAD-binding and (Fe-S)-binding domain-containing protein — protein MSLPAAFLRDAQQLIPQERRFDDPLSTLAFGTDASFYRLIPQLVIRVESEDEVVALLQLAQRDRVPVTFRAAGTSLSGQAISDSVLIVLGDNWNGREIRDQGQQIRLQPGVIGAQANAWLAPFGRKIGPDPASINACKIGGIVANNASGMCCGTAQNTYHTLAGLRLVLADGTRLDTEDAASVAAFRASHGELLERLATLGHETRANSELAAKIRHKYRLKNTTGLSLNALVDFDEPLEILSHLLVGSEGTLGFISAVTYDTVVDHPHKASALIVFPDVETCCNAVTVLKSQPVSAVELLDRRSLRSVQDKPGMPAFVQQLSANACALLIESRAASSTLLQEQRVQIMASLAAFPVEQQVDFTEDPKENARLWAIRKDTFPAVGAVRKTGTTVIIEDVTFPVEQLAIGVNRLIALFDKHRYDEAILFGHALEGNLHFVFTQGFNSAEEVARYQAFMDDVAQLVAVEFGGSLKAEHGTGRNMAPFVELEWGSDAYQLMWQLKRLLDPNGILNPDVVLSADPQIHLKHLKPLPAADEIVDKCIECGFCEPVCPSKGLTLSPRQRIVIWRDIQARKRAGIDTTELEAAYQYQGLDTCAATGLCAQRCPVGINTGELVKKLRGQQATHAKAADWLGSHFATTLQGARFTLHVANGARMLLGAPRLARVSAALTKLSKGQVPQWTNAMPQPERAIRFSPPINDRRPRVVYLAACVSRVMGPAAGDKEQSSLYDKTRNLLEKAGYQVVIPEHIENLCCGQPFASKGYAEQAEHKRQELLGALLHASRGGLDPIYCDTSPCTLRLTQDLGDTRLDLYDPVRFIRTHLLDKLEFTPQEAPVAVHVTCSTQHLGESQALIDLARRCSTNVVIPEGIHCCGFAGDKGFTTPELNAHSLRSLKDAVQHCSEGLSTSRTCEIGLSQYGGIDYHGLVYLVDRVTRPRTA, from the coding sequence ATGAGTCTACCGGCGGCTTTTCTGCGTGATGCGCAACAACTGATTCCCCAGGAGCGGCGTTTCGACGATCCGCTCTCGACCCTGGCCTTCGGCACCGACGCGAGTTTTTATCGGCTGATTCCGCAACTGGTGATCCGCGTCGAGTCCGAAGACGAAGTGGTGGCCCTGCTCCAGCTGGCCCAGCGCGACCGCGTGCCGGTGACCTTCCGCGCCGCCGGCACCAGCCTGTCCGGGCAGGCCATCAGCGACTCGGTGCTGATCGTGCTGGGGGATAACTGGAACGGCCGCGAGATCCGCGACCAGGGCCAGCAGATCCGCCTGCAACCGGGGGTGATCGGTGCCCAGGCCAATGCCTGGCTGGCGCCGTTCGGGCGCAAGATCGGCCCGGACCCGGCCTCGATCAATGCCTGCAAGATCGGCGGCATCGTCGCCAACAACGCCAGCGGCATGTGCTGCGGCACCGCGCAAAACACCTATCACACCCTGGCCGGCTTGCGCCTGGTGCTGGCCGACGGCACTCGCCTGGACACCGAAGACGCCGCCAGTGTCGCAGCCTTTCGCGCCAGCCACGGCGAACTGCTGGAACGCCTGGCGACCCTGGGCCACGAGACCCGTGCCAATAGCGAACTGGCGGCAAAGATCCGCCACAAATACCGCCTGAAAAACACCACCGGCCTGTCGCTCAATGCCCTGGTGGATTTCGACGAGCCGCTGGAAATCCTCAGCCATCTGCTGGTGGGCTCCGAAGGCACCCTGGGTTTTATCAGCGCGGTGACTTACGACACGGTGGTCGATCATCCACACAAGGCTTCGGCGCTGATTGTCTTCCCGGATGTGGAAACCTGCTGCAACGCGGTGACCGTGCTGAAAAGCCAGCCGGTGTCCGCCGTGGAACTGCTGGACCGCCGCAGCCTGCGTTCGGTGCAGGACAAACCGGGAATGCCGGCCTTCGTCCAGCAACTGTCGGCCAATGCCTGCGCACTGCTGATCGAATCCCGCGCCGCGTCCTCGACCCTGTTGCAGGAGCAACGGGTGCAGATCATGGCGTCCCTGGCCGCGTTCCCGGTGGAACAGCAGGTCGACTTCACCGAGGACCCGAAGGAAAACGCCCGGCTCTGGGCGATCCGCAAGGACACCTTCCCCGCCGTCGGCGCGGTGCGCAAGACCGGCACCACGGTGATCATCGAAGACGTGACCTTCCCGGTGGAACAGCTGGCCATCGGCGTCAATCGCCTGATCGCGCTGTTCGACAAGCACCGCTACGACGAAGCGATCCTGTTCGGCCATGCGCTGGAGGGCAACCTGCACTTCGTCTTCACCCAGGGCTTCAACAGCGCCGAGGAAGTGGCGCGCTACCAGGCCTTCATGGACGACGTGGCGCAGCTGGTGGCGGTGGAGTTCGGCGGCTCGCTCAAGGCCGAGCACGGCACCGGGCGCAACATGGCGCCCTTCGTCGAGCTGGAATGGGGCAGCGACGCCTACCAGCTGATGTGGCAACTCAAGCGCCTGCTCGACCCCAACGGCATCCTCAACCCGGACGTGGTGCTCAGCGCAGACCCGCAGATCCACCTCAAGCACCTCAAGCCGCTGCCGGCGGCCGACGAGATTGTGGATAAGTGCATCGAGTGCGGCTTCTGCGAACCGGTGTGCCCGTCCAAGGGGCTGACCCTGAGCCCGCGCCAGCGCATCGTGATCTGGCGCGATATCCAGGCGCGCAAACGCGCCGGCATCGACACCACAGAGCTGGAGGCGGCCTATCAATACCAGGGCCTCGACACTTGCGCCGCCACCGGTTTGTGCGCCCAGCGCTGCCCGGTCGGCATCAACACCGGCGAACTGGTGAAAAAACTGCGCGGCCAGCAGGCCACGCACGCCAAGGCGGCTGACTGGCTCGGTTCGCACTTTGCTACCACCTTGCAGGGCGCGCGCTTCACTCTGCATGTGGCCAACGGCGCGCGGATGCTGCTGGGGGCGCCACGCCTGGCCAGGGTTTCGGCGGCCTTGACCAAGCTGTCCAAGGGCCAGGTGCCGCAGTGGACCAACGCCATGCCGCAGCCGGAACGGGCCATTCGTTTCAGCCCGCCGATCAATGATCGGCGGCCGCGGGTGGTCTATCTGGCGGCGTGCGTGTCGCGGGTCATGGGCCCGGCGGCTGGGGACAAAGAGCAAAGTTCGCTCTACGACAAGACCCGCAACCTGCTGGAGAAAGCCGGTTATCAGGTGGTGATCCCGGAGCACATCGAGAACCTTTGCTGCGGCCAGCCGTTCGCCTCCAAGGGTTACGCGGAACAGGCCGAGCACAAGCGCCAGGAACTGCTCGGCGCCCTGCTCCACGCCAGCCGTGGCGGTCTCGACCCGATCTACTGCGACACCAGCCCCTGCACCCTGCGCCTGACGCAAGACCTGGGCGATACGCGCCTGGACCTGTACGACCCGGTGCGTTTCATCCGCACCCACCTGCTGGACAAGCTCGAGTTCACTCCACAGGAGGCGCCGGTGGCCGTGCATGTCACCTGCAGCACCCAGCACCTGGGCGAAAGCCAGGCGCTGATCGACCTGGCGCGGCGTTGCAGCACTAACGTGGTGATCCCGGAAGGCATCCATTGCTGTGGTTTCGCCGGCGACAAGGGCTTCACCACGCCAGAGCTCAACGCCCATTCCCTGCGCAGCCTCAAGGATGCGGTGCAGCACTGCAGCGAAGGCCTCTCCACCAGCCGCACCTGCGAAATCGGCCTGAGCCAGTACGGCGGGATCGACTACCACGGGCTGGTCTACCTGGTGGACCGGGTGACCCGGCCCAGAACAGCCTGA
- a CDS encoding lactate utilization protein C: MSAKQNILGKLRNSLAGTTPLVDNFDEALVTAPYTYTAEQRIPQLRKQMEAVHTEIHQTTGAGWPELLATLLRDRQLPSLLIAPTTPHGQRISQYWAEHPGLPPLKAYDRPVEEWKAELFNDTPASLTTTLGAIAATGSLILWPTREEPRLMSLVPPVHFALLKASEIRDNFYQVQQEYAWAQGMPTNALLVSGPSKTADIEQVLAYGAHGPKDLVVLILEDQ, translated from the coding sequence ATGAGCGCCAAACAGAACATCCTCGGCAAACTGCGCAACAGCCTCGCCGGCACCACGCCGCTTGTGGATAACTTCGACGAGGCGCTGGTCACCGCGCCTTATACCTACACCGCGGAACAACGCATCCCACAGCTGCGCAAGCAGATGGAAGCGGTGCACACCGAAATCCATCAGACCACCGGCGCCGGCTGGCCCGAGTTGCTGGCGACATTGCTGCGCGACCGGCAACTGCCCAGCCTGCTGATCGCCCCGACCACGCCCCACGGCCAGCGCATCAGCCAGTACTGGGCCGAGCATCCCGGCCTGCCGCCGCTCAAGGCCTACGATCGGCCCGTGGAGGAATGGAAAGCCGAGCTGTTCAACGACACCCCGGCCAGCCTCACCACCACCCTCGGCGCCATCGCCGCCACCGGCAGCCTGATCCTCTGGCCGACCCGCGAAGAGCCGCGGCTGATGAGCCTGGTGCCGCCGGTGCATTTCGCCCTGCTCAAGGCCAGCGAGATCCGCGACAACTTCTATCAGGTCCAGCAGGAATACGCCTGGGCCCAAGGCATGCCGACCAACGCGCTGCTGGTGTCCGGCCCGTCGAAAACCGCCGACATCGAGCAAGTGCTGGCCTACGGCGCCCACGGCCCGAAAGACCTGGTGGTGCTGATCCTGGAGGACCAATGA
- a CDS encoding LutB/LldF family L-lactate oxidation iron-sulfur protein, with protein sequence MSAPELIATTDMSDDFRTRAHQALGDQQLRNNFRSAMDSLMAKRAASFSDAFEREHLRALGNAIKARALSKLPDLLERLEQNLTRNGVTVHWAETVDEANGIVLSIIRAHEARQVIKGKSMVSEEMEMNHVLAEQGIECLESDMGEFIVQLDHEKPSHIIMPAIHKNAGQVASLFHDKLGVEYTRDVDQLIQIGRRVLRQKFFEADIGVSGVNFAVAETGTLLLVENEGNGRMSTTVPPVHIAVTGIEKVVENLRDVVPLLSLLTRSALGQPITTYVNMISGPRKEHELDGPQEVHLVLLDNGRSQAFADSELRQTLNCIRCGACMNHCPVYTRIGGHAYGEVYPGPIGKIITPHMVGLAKVPDHPSASSLCGACGEVCPVKIPIPSLLRRLREENVKAPDSPHQVMRGQGSKYSRKERFIWNAWARLNSSPTLYRLFSLAATRLRALTPSNVGPWTQNHSAPKPAARSLHDLAREHLAKQGERR encoded by the coding sequence ATGAGCGCCCCCGAGCTGATTGCGACCACCGACATGTCGGACGATTTTCGCACCCGGGCCCACCAGGCCCTGGGTGACCAACAACTGCGAAACAACTTTCGCAGTGCCATGGATTCCCTCATGGCCAAGCGTGCGGCGTCGTTCAGCGATGCCTTTGAGCGCGAACACCTGCGGGCCCTGGGCAATGCGATCAAGGCCCGTGCGTTATCCAAGCTGCCCGACCTGCTCGAGCGGCTTGAACAGAACCTGACCCGCAACGGTGTGACTGTGCATTGGGCGGAGACGGTGGACGAGGCCAATGGCATCGTCCTCTCGATCATCCGCGCTCACGAGGCGCGGCAAGTGATCAAGGGCAAATCGATGGTCAGCGAAGAGATGGAAATGAACCATGTCCTCGCTGAACAAGGCATTGAATGCCTTGAGTCGGACATGGGCGAGTTCATCGTCCAGCTCGACCACGAGAAGCCTTCTCACATAATCATGCCGGCGATCCACAAGAACGCCGGTCAGGTCGCGTCCTTGTTCCACGACAAACTTGGCGTGGAGTACACCAGGGACGTCGACCAACTCATTCAGATCGGTCGCAGGGTCCTGCGGCAGAAATTCTTCGAAGCGGACATCGGCGTCTCCGGTGTCAACTTCGCCGTGGCCGAAACCGGCACCCTGCTGCTGGTGGAAAACGAAGGCAACGGCCGCATGTCCACTACGGTGCCGCCGGTGCACATCGCCGTCACCGGCATCGAGAAAGTCGTCGAGAACCTGCGCGACGTGGTACCGCTGCTGTCGCTGCTGACCCGCTCGGCGCTGGGCCAGCCGATCACCACCTACGTCAACATGATCTCCGGCCCGCGTAAGGAGCACGAGCTCGATGGCCCACAAGAAGTGCACCTGGTGCTGCTCGACAACGGTCGCAGCCAGGCCTTCGCCGACAGCGAGCTGCGCCAGACCCTGAACTGTATCCGCTGCGGCGCCTGCATGAACCATTGCCCGGTCTACACCCGCATCGGCGGCCACGCCTACGGCGAGGTTTACCCCGGCCCCATCGGCAAGATCATCACCCCGCACATGGTTGGCCTGGCCAAGGTGCCGGACCATCCGAGCGCGTCGTCGCTGTGCGGCGCCTGCGGTGAAGTGTGCCCGGTGAAGATCCCGATCCCGAGCCTGCTGCGCCGCTTGCGCGAAGAGAACGTCAAGGCTCCGGACAGCCCGCACCAGGTGATGCGCGGCCAGGGCAGCAAGTATTCGCGCAAAGAACGTTTCATCTGGAACGCCTGGGCCCGGCTCAACAGCTCGCCGACCCTGTACCGCCTGTTCAGCCTGGCGGCGACTCGCCTGCGCGCGCTGACCCCGAGCAACGTCGGCCCCTGGACGCAAAACCACAGCGCACCGAAACCCGCCGCCCGGTCCCTGCACGACCTGGCCCGCGAGCATCTGGCCAAACAGGGAGAGCGTCGATGA
- a CDS encoding (Fe-S)-binding protein produces the protein MSELFYNAVPNATRVAPPLAEPRQYPSEKPSRVYLFGTCVVDLFYPDAGMDAIHLLEREGIRVEYPQGQSCCGQPAYTSGYTEQARTVARSQLALFAGDYPVVVPSGSCAGMIREHYSDLFKDEPQTLQQVQALAARTYELAEFLLHVCKVQLKDQGEPVKVALHTSCSARREMNTHLHGRELLAQLGNVERVDHDHESECCGFGGTFSVRMPDISGAMVADKTRALKESGAHQVLSADCGCLMNINGALEKQREALRGQHLASFLWQRTGGAA, from the coding sequence ATGAGCGAGCTTTTTTACAACGCCGTGCCTAACGCGACCCGCGTCGCACCGCCCTTGGCCGAACCGCGCCAGTACCCCAGCGAGAAACCGTCGCGGGTCTACCTGTTCGGCACCTGTGTGGTCGACCTGTTCTACCCCGACGCCGGGATGGATGCGATTCACCTGCTCGAGCGCGAAGGCATTCGCGTGGAGTACCCGCAAGGGCAAAGCTGCTGCGGACAGCCGGCCTACACCTCGGGTTACACCGAGCAGGCGCGCACCGTGGCCCGCTCGCAGCTGGCGCTGTTCGCCGGCGACTATCCGGTGGTGGTGCCTTCGGGTTCCTGCGCGGGCATGATCCGCGAGCATTACAGCGACTTGTTCAAGGACGAGCCGCAGACGTTGCAACAGGTGCAGGCCCTGGCGGCCCGCACCTACGAGCTGGCCGAGTTCCTGCTGCATGTGTGCAAGGTGCAGCTCAAGGACCAGGGCGAGCCGGTCAAGGTGGCGCTGCATACCTCCTGCTCGGCACGGCGCGAAATGAACACCCACCTGCACGGTCGTGAGCTGCTGGCACAACTGGGCAACGTGGAGCGGGTAGACCACGACCACGAAAGTGAATGCTGTGGCTTTGGCGGGACTTTCAGCGTCCGAATGCCGGACATCTCCGGCGCGATGGTCGCGGACAAGACCCGCGCACTGAAGGAATCCGGCGCCCACCAGGTGCTGAGCGCCGACTGCGGCTGTTTGATGAACATCAACGGCGCGCTGGAGAAACAACGGGAAGCGCTGCGCGGCCAACACCTGGCCAGCTTCCTCTGGCAACGCACCGGAGGTGCCGCATGA
- a CDS encoding lactate permease LctP family transporter: protein MQTWQQLYSPLGSLGLSALAAVIPIVFFFLALAVFRLKGHVAGSITLALSILVAIFAFQMPADMALAAAGYGFAYGLWPIAWIIVAAVFLYKLTVKSGQFEVIRSSVLSITDDQRLQVLLIGFCFGAFLEGAAGFGAPVAITAALLVGLGFNPLYAAGLCLIANTAPVAFGALGIPIIVAGQVTGIDAFKIGAMTGRQLPLLSLFVPFWLVFMMDGLRGVKETWPAALVAGLSFAVTQYFTSNFIGPELPDITSALASLIALTLFLKVWQPKRSFAAATASVGAAAVQSGGFGQPRTTQPSPYSFGEIFKAWSPFLILTVLVTIWTLKPFKAMFAAGGSMYSWVFNFAIPHLDQLVIKSAPIVATPTAIPAVFKLDPISATGTAIFFSALVSMLVLKIDFKTGLTTLRETFYELRWPILSIGMVLAFAFVTNYSGMSSTMALVLAATGAAFPFFSPFLGWLGVFLTGSDTSSNALFSSLQATTAHQLGVNDTLLVAANTSGGVTGKMISPQSIAVACAATGLVGKESDLFRFTLKHSLFFATIVGLITLAQAYWFTGMLVH from the coding sequence ATGCAAACCTGGCAACAGCTCTACAGCCCGCTTGGCAGCCTCGGCCTGTCCGCCCTCGCCGCCGTCATACCGATCGTGTTCTTCTTCCTCGCCCTGGCCGTGTTCCGTCTCAAAGGACACGTCGCCGGCAGCATCACCCTGGCGCTGTCTATCCTGGTGGCGATCTTTGCCTTCCAGATGCCCGCCGACATGGCGCTCGCCGCCGCCGGCTACGGATTTGCCTATGGCCTGTGGCCTATCGCCTGGATCATCGTCGCCGCGGTATTCCTCTACAAACTGACGGTCAAGAGCGGCCAGTTCGAGGTCATCCGCAGTTCCGTGCTGTCGATCACCGACGACCAGCGCCTGCAGGTGCTGCTGATCGGTTTCTGCTTCGGCGCGTTCCTCGAAGGCGCCGCCGGTTTCGGCGCGCCGGTCGCCATCACCGCCGCCCTGCTGGTCGGCCTGGGCTTCAACCCGTTGTACGCCGCCGGCCTGTGCCTGATCGCCAACACCGCACCGGTGGCCTTTGGCGCCCTGGGCATTCCGATCATCGTGGCAGGCCAGGTGACCGGCATCGACGCGTTCAAGATCGGCGCCATGACCGGCCGCCAGCTGCCATTGCTGTCGCTGTTCGTGCCGTTCTGGCTGGTGTTCATGATGGACGGCCTGCGCGGCGTCAAAGAGACCTGGCCAGCCGCCCTGGTAGCCGGCCTGAGCTTTGCCGTGACCCAGTACTTCACCTCGAACTTCATCGGGCCCGAACTGCCGGACATCACTTCGGCCCTGGCCAGCCTGATTGCCCTGACCCTGTTCCTCAAGGTCTGGCAACCCAAGCGCTCGTTCGCCGCGGCCACCGCCAGCGTCGGTGCCGCAGCCGTGCAAAGCGGCGGCTTCGGCCAACCACGTACCACCCAGCCTTCGCCTTACAGCTTCGGTGAAATCTTCAAGGCCTGGTCGCCGTTCCTGATCCTCACCGTGCTGGTCACTATCTGGACCCTCAAGCCGTTCAAGGCGATGTTCGCCGCCGGTGGTTCGATGTACAGCTGGGTCTTCAACTTCGCGATCCCGCACCTGGATCAACTGGTGATCAAGAGCGCACCGATCGTCGCCACCCCGACCGCGATTCCGGCGGTGTTCAAGCTCGACCCGATTTCCGCGACCGGTACGGCGATTTTCTTCTCCGCCCTGGTCTCGATGCTGGTGTTGAAGATCGATTTCAAAACTGGTCTGACCACTTTGAGAGAGACCTTCTACGAACTGCGCTGGCCGATCCTGTCCATCGGCATGGTGCTGGCCTTCGCCTTCGTCACCAACTACTCCGGCATGTCTTCGACCATGGCGTTGGTGCTGGCCGCCACCGGCGCGGCGTTCCCGTTCTTCTCGCCGTTCCTGGGCTGGCTGGGGGTATTCCTGACCGGCTCGGACACCTCGTCCAACGCCCTGTTCAGCTCGCTGCAAGCCACCACCGCGCACCAGCTCGGCGTCAACGACACCCTGCTGGTGGCCGCCAATACCAGCGGCGGCGTGACTGGCAAGATGATCTCGCCGCAATCGATCGCCGTGGCCTGCGCCGCCACCGGCCTGGTCGGCAAGGAGTCGGACCTGTTCCGTTTCACCCTCAAGCACAGCCTATTCTTTGCCACTATCGTCGGCCTGATCACCCTGGCCCAGGCCTACTGGTTCACCGGCATGCTGGTGCATTAA
- a CDS encoding FCD domain-containing protein: MGFDQIRQRRLSDDIVERLEGMILEGTLKSGERLPAERALAEQFGVSRPSLREAIQKLTAKGLLVSRQGGGNYVVESLGSTFSDPLLHLLENNPEAQRDLLEFRHTLEASCAYYAALRATDVDRERLTAAFETLQDCYARASEVSRAEEGAADAQFHLAIAEASHNAVLLHTIRGLFDLLKRNVVTNIGGMYKQRTETRDMLISQHRDLYQAIIEGRAEQAREISSRHILYVQEVLEEVRQEVQRVARAERRKGI, encoded by the coding sequence ATGGGGTTTGATCAGATTCGTCAGCGCCGTTTGTCCGATGACATTGTCGAGCGGCTCGAGGGGATGATTCTCGAGGGCACGCTGAAGTCCGGTGAGCGTCTGCCGGCAGAGCGGGCGCTGGCGGAACAGTTCGGTGTCTCGCGGCCATCGTTGCGCGAGGCCATCCAGAAGCTCACGGCCAAGGGCTTGCTGGTCAGCCGCCAGGGCGGGGGCAATTATGTGGTGGAGTCGCTGGGCTCGACCTTCAGCGATCCGCTGCTGCATCTGCTGGAGAACAACCCCGAAGCCCAGCGCGATCTGCTGGAGTTTCGCCACACCCTGGAAGCCTCATGCGCCTATTACGCGGCGTTGCGGGCCACCGACGTGGATCGCGAGCGCCTGACGGCGGCCTTCGAAACATTGCAGGACTGCTATGCCCGGGCGAGCGAGGTGAGCCGGGCCGAGGAGGGGGCGGCGGATGCGCAGTTTCACCTGGCGATCGCCGAGGCCAGCCATAACGCTGTGCTCCTGCACACCATCCGCGGGCTGTTCGATCTGCTCAAGCGCAACGTGGTGACCAACATCGGCGGCATGTACAAGCAGCGCACGGAAACCCGCGACATGCTGATCAGTCAACACCGCGATCTGTACCAGGCGATTATCGAGGGGCGTGCCGAGCAGGCGCGTGAGATTTCCAGTCGGCACATTCTGTATGTGCAGGAAGTGCTGGAAGAGGTCCGTCAGGAAGTGCAGCGCGTGGCCCGGGCGGAGCGGCGCAAGGGGATCTGA
- the smpB gene encoding SsrA-binding protein SmpB, giving the protein MAKQKKHPTGTIAQNKKARHDYFIEQRFEAGMVLAGWEVKSLRAGKAQLVDSYVLLKDGEAWLLGSHFTPLTTASTHVIADPVRSRKLLLNKRELEKIFASVQQKGYACVCLSLYWSKHMVKCEIALGKGKKEYDKRHTERERDSDRELHRAVRNKGKEE; this is encoded by the coding sequence ATGGCTAAACAGAAGAAACACCCAACAGGGACCATCGCGCAAAACAAAAAGGCGCGTCACGATTACTTCATCGAACAACGGTTCGAGGCTGGCATGGTCCTGGCCGGCTGGGAAGTAAAGAGTCTGCGAGCAGGCAAGGCTCAACTGGTCGACAGTTACGTGCTGCTCAAGGATGGCGAAGCCTGGCTGCTGGGCAGCCACTTCACCCCGCTGACCACTGCCAGCACCCACGTGATCGCCGACCCGGTGCGCTCGCGCAAACTGCTGCTCAACAAGCGTGAGCTGGAGAAGATTTTCGCCTCCGTGCAGCAGAAGGGTTATGCCTGCGTGTGCCTGTCGCTCTACTGGAGCAAGCACATGGTCAAGTGCGAAATCGCCCTCGGCAAGGGCAAGAAGGAGTACGACAAGCGCCACACCGAGCGCGAGCGCGACTCCGATCGCGAGCTGCACCGCGCGGTGCGCAACAAGGGCAAGGAAGAGTAA
- a CDS encoding sodium-dependent transporter produces the protein MSTDKVSVHGGWASRWVFILAATGAAVGLGSIWKFPYMVGVYGGGTFVLVFLACIALIGVPVMLAETLIGRRARQSPANALKALALETGHSARWSWGAFAGMITALLILSFYSVVGGWSLDYIIDMGRGDFQGVAADQVGAYFGQVIADPWRLTLWHTLFMLLSAVVIAKGVVAGLERSLRIMMPLLFVMLVILLGYSMTTGHFMDGVHFMFDFKADKLLDGLLPAMGHAFFSLSVGVGSIMIYGAYMPKHSSISGTIVGVALLDTFVSLLAGLALFPIVFAAGLNPSEGPGLMFVSLPFAFGNVAFGQLMGVVFFVLVAIAAWSSAISLLEPMVAYLVERTRVRRGWVTFWLAFTCWFVGLGTVFSFNIWQQAKFFVNEGGAFHLYQWGAAGGLDFFGVIDFFTSRIMLPLGGLCFVVFAGWVMGREAVRDELSIRSPLLFVLTLFLMRYVAPIGILIVFAAQLWK, from the coding sequence ATGTCGACGGACAAGGTTTCTGTCCACGGCGGCTGGGCCAGTCGCTGGGTGTTCATCCTCGCGGCGACCGGTGCCGCCGTGGGTCTGGGCAGTATCTGGAAATTCCCTTATATGGTCGGCGTCTACGGTGGTGGCACCTTCGTCCTGGTGTTCCTGGCCTGCATCGCGCTGATCGGCGTGCCGGTGATGCTCGCCGAAACCTTGATCGGTCGCCGCGCCCGGCAAAGTCCTGCCAATGCCTTGAAGGCGCTCGCTCTCGAGACCGGGCACTCGGCCCGATGGTCCTGGGGGGCGTTCGCCGGCATGATCACGGCTTTGCTGATCCTGTCCTTTTACAGCGTGGTCGGTGGCTGGTCGCTGGACTACATCATCGATATGGGGCGCGGCGATTTCCAGGGTGTGGCGGCGGATCAGGTCGGCGCCTATTTCGGTCAGGTGATTGCTGACCCTTGGCGGCTGACGCTGTGGCATACCCTCTTCATGCTGTTGTCGGCGGTCGTCATCGCCAAAGGTGTGGTGGCCGGTCTCGAACGCAGCCTGCGCATCATGATGCCGTTGCTGTTCGTGATGCTGGTGATTCTCCTGGGCTACAGCATGACCACCGGGCATTTCATGGATGGCGTGCATTTCATGTTCGACTTCAAGGCCGACAAGCTGCTCGACGGCCTGCTTCCGGCCATGGGGCACGCGTTTTTCTCCCTGAGCGTCGGTGTCGGTTCCATCATGATTTACGGCGCTTACATGCCGAAGCATTCCTCCATTTCCGGCACCATTGTCGGCGTGGCCCTGCTGGACACCTTTGTTTCTCTGTTGGCGGGCCTGGCGCTGTTCCCGATCGTGTTCGCCGCCGGATTGAACCCGAGCGAGGGGCCGGGGTTGATGTTTGTCAGCTTGCCGTTTGCCTTTGGTAATGTGGCATTCGGCCAGTTGATGGGCGTAGTGTTTTTTGTCCTGGTGGCCATCGCCGCCTGGAGTTCGGCGATTTCGCTGCTGGAGCCGATGGTGGCGTACCTGGTCGAGCGGACTCGGGTTCGCCGCGGCTGGGTGACGTTCTGGCTGGCGTTCACCTGCTGGTTCGTCGGGCTGGGGACAGTGTTCTCCTTTAATATCTGGCAACAGGCCAAGTTCTTCGTGAACGAAGGCGGAGCTTTCCACCTCTACCAATGGGGGGCGGCGGGCGGCCTGGACTTCTTCGGGGTGATCGACTTTTTCACCTCGAGGATCATGTTGCCCTTGGGCGGTCTCTGTTTTGTGGTATTCGCGGGTTGGGTCATGGGGCGCGAGGCGGTGCGTGACGAGCTGTCGATTCGCAGCCCGCTGCTGTTTGTCCTGACCCTGTTTTTGATGCGCTATGTGGCGCCCATTGGCATTCTTATTGTGTTTGCCGCCCAGTTGTGGAAATGA